One window of Pyxicephalus adspersus chromosome 4, UCB_Pads_2.0, whole genome shotgun sequence genomic DNA carries:
- the EPHB3 gene encoding ephrin type-B receptor 3 isoform X1 — protein MSMARTQMPGLLMLMWLLAGVRGLEDTLLDTRWATSELAWVVHPDSGWEEVSGYDDASNPIRTYQVCNVQMTNQNNWLRTQFIPRKDVQRVYVELKFTVRDCNSLPNIPGSCKETFNLFYYESDTDSASADSPFWMENPYIKVDTIAPDESFSSRDSARVNTKVRSFGPLSRAGFYLAFQDLGACVSLISVRVFYKKCPRTVAGFASFPETLTGAEPTSLVIAPGACVPNALEVSVPLKLYCNGDGEWMVPVGVCTCAPGYEAAAKNTQCQACSRGTYKSKQGEGPCLPCPSNSRSSSSATTVCVCAAGFYRADGEAPDTACTSVPSAPRHVISNVNETSVVIEWGEPAVLGGREDISYNVICKKCLDRMCSRCDDNVVFWPRQLGVTQRLVSVSHLQAHTKYSFEIQAVNGVSNKSPQPPSYYTVNITTNQAAPSAVPIVQSHGSSGSSLTLSWAPPESPNGIILDYEIKYYAKGHSGAGNTVTSQRTSVRLDGLFPDTIYVVQVRARTVAGYGAYSEPGEFQTLAEDGDRSSLQEQVPMVVGSVIAGLIFIIAVVVIVIVCFSRKHRNDPESEYTEKLQQYMVPGMKLYIDPFTYEDPNEAVRDFAKEIDISCVKIEEVIGAGEFGEVCRGRLKQAGRREQLVAIKTLKAGYTEQQRRDFLGEASIMGQFDHPNIIRLEGVVTRSRPVMILTEFMENGALDSFLRMNDGQFTVIQLVGILRGIASGMKYLSEMNYVHRDLAARNILVNSNLVCKVSDFGLSRFLENSRSDPTYTSSLGGKIPIRWTAPEAISYRKFTSASDVWSYGIVMWEVMSYGERPYWDMSNQDVINAVEQDYRLPPPMDCPTALHQLMLDCWLRDRNLRPKFSQIVSSLDKLIRNAASLKVTSTAQAGVSQQLLDRTVPDYTTFPTVGDWLEAIKMGQYQENFLRAGFTSFHLVAQMTAEDLLRIGVTLAGHQKKLLHSVQDMRLQMSQTLPVQV, from the exons ACACTCTGCTGGACACTCGGTGGGCAACATCTGAGCTGGCGTGGGTTGTTCATCCAGATTCTGGA TGGGAAGAAGTCAGTGGATATGACGATGCATCAAACCCGATACGGACTTATCAGGTGTGTAACGTGCAGATGACAAATCAGAATAACTGGCTACGGACACAGTTTATCCCAAGGAAGGATGTACAGCGTGTCTATGTGGAGTTAAAGTTTACTGTACGAGACTGTAATAGTCTTCCAAACATTCCAGGATCCTGTAAAGagacttttaatttattttattatgaatctgATACTGATTCGGCGTCAGCAGACAGTCCGTTTTGGATGGAGAATCCATACATTAAAGTGGATACAATTGCTCCTGATGAGAGCTTCTCAAGCCGTGACTCAGCTCGTGTGAACACCAAAGTTCGAAGCTTTGGCCCTCTGTCCCGTGCTGGCTTTTATTTGGCATTTCAAGATCTTGGGGCTTGTGTTTCCCTGATCTCAGTAcgtgttttttataaaaagtgtcCACGCACAGTTGCTGGATTTGCAAGTTTTCCAGAGACCCTGACGGGTGCCGAGCCCACCTCACTGGTGATTGCCCCTGGAGCTTGTGTTCCTAATGCCTTGGAGGTTTCTGTCCCACTCAAGCTGTATTGCAATGGAGATGGGGAATGGATGGTTCCTGTTGGtgtctgcacatgtgcacctGGCTATGAGGCTGCTGCTAAGAACACACAGTGCCAAG cctgcAGCCGAGGTACATACAAATCAAAGCAAGGCGAGGGACCCTGTCTTCCTTGCCCCTCTAACAGCCGTTCCAGTTCTTCCGCAACAACTGTATGTGTCTGTGCTGCTGGATTCTATAGAGCTGATGGAGAGGCACCTGACACTGCATGCACAT CGGTTCCTTCAGCCCCACGACATGTGATTTCCAATGTGAATGAGACATCTGTTGTCATTGAATGGGGAGAACCTGCTGTTTTAGGTGGTCGGGAAGATATTTCCTATAATGTCATCTGTAAAAAGTGCTTGGATCGGATGTGCAGCCGTTGTGATGATAATGTGGTATTTTGGCCTCGTCAGCTTGGGGTCACCCAGAGACTTGTCTCTGTCAGCCATCTTCAAGCACATACCAAGTACAGCTTTGAAATCCAGGCAGTTAATGGGGTGTCCAACAAGAGTCCTCAGCCACCAAGTTACTATACTGTAAATATAACAACCAACCAGGCAG CCCCTTCAGCCGTTCCTATTGTGCAGTCTCATGGAAGTTCAGGGAGCTCTCTCACTTTGTCCTGGGCTCCACCCGAGAGCCCCAATGGCATCATTTTGgattatgaaataaaatattatgcaaaG GGCCACAGTGGAGCAGGAAATACAGTGACCAGCCAGCGCACCAGTGTTCGTTTGGATGGTTTGTTTCCAGACACCATATATGTGGTACAAGTTCGAGCTCGTACAGTGGCTGGTTATGGAGCATACAGTGAACCTGGGGAATTCCAGACTTTAGCAGAAGATG GGGATCGGAGCAGTCTTCAGGAACAGGTCCCGATGGTTGTTGGCTCTGTGATCGCTGGGCTGATTTTTATAATTGCAGTTGTCGTTATTGTAATTGTGTGTTTCAG cagaAAGCATAGGAATGACCCGGAATCTGAATATACAGAGAAACTGCAACAATACA tggttcctggcatgaagCTGTATATTGATCCATTCACATATGAGGATCCTAATGAAGCCGTGCGAGATTTTGCTAAAGAAATTGACATTTCGTGTGTGAAGATTGAAGAAGTGATTGGTGCAG GTGAGTTTGGGGAGGTTTGCCGAGGACGACTTAAACAGGCAGGACGCAGGGAGCAGCTGGTGGCAATCAAGACTCTAAAAGCAGGCTATACCGAACAGCAAAGACGTGACTTTCTGGGGGAAGCAAGCATTATGGGACAGTTCGATCATCCAAACATCATACGGCTAGAAGGAGTTGTGACCAGGAGTCGGCCTGTGATGATACTAACAGAGTTTATGGAGAACGGAGCTCTTGACTCCTTTTTAAGG ATGAACGACGGGCAGTTTACAGTTATCCAACTAGTGGGCATTCTGCGTGGCATTGCATCAGGAATGAAGTATCTATCAGAGATGAACTATGTTCACCGTGATCTTGCTGCCCGTAATATCTTGGTAAACAGCAATCTGGTCTGCAAAGTGTCAGATTTTGGTCTGTCTAGGTTCTTGGAGAACAGCCGATCTGACCCCACATATACTAGCTCTCTG ggGGGAAAGATTCCAATTCGCTGGACTGCTCCAGAAGCAATCTCATACAGAAAGTTCACATCTGCTAGTGATGTTTGGAGTTATGGCATTGTAATGTGGGAAGTTATGTCATATGGTGAAAGACCTTACTGGGACATGTCAAATCAAgat GTAATTAATGCAGTGGAACAGGACTACCGTTTGCCGCCTCCTATGGATTGTCCGACTGCCTTACACCAGCTCATGCTTGACTGCTGGCTCCGTGATCGCAACCTGAGGCCTAAATTCTCgcagattgttagctctttggaCAAGTTAATACGTAATGCTGCTAGTCTGAAAGTTACCAGTACAGCTCAGGCAGG TGTGTCCCAGCAGCTGTTAGATCGCACTGTTCCAGACTATACAACGTTTCCTACTGTGGGTGACTGGTTGGAGGCAATCAAAATGGGACAGTATCAAGAGAACTTTCTTAGGGCTGGATTCACCTCTTTTCACCTTGTGGCTCAAATGACAGCTGA GGACTTGCTTCGAATCGGGGTGACGCTTGCTGGGCATCAAAAGAAACTTCTCCATAGTGTCCAAGACATGAGGCTGCAAATGAGCCAAACTCTTCCAGTTCAGGTGTAA
- the EPHB3 gene encoding ephrin type-B receptor 3 isoform X2, whose amino-acid sequence MSMARTQMPGLLMLMWLLAGVRGLEDTLLDTRWATSELAWVVHPDSGWEEVSGYDDASNPIRTYQVCNVQMTNQNNWLRTQFIPRKDVQRVYVELKFTVRDCNSLPNIPGSCKETFNLFYYESDTDSASADSPFWMENPYIKVDTIAPDESFSSRDSARVNTKVRSFGPLSRAGFYLAFQDLGACVSLISVRVFYKKCPRTVAGFASFPETLTGAEPTSLVIAPGACVPNALEVSVPLKLYCNGDGEWMVPVGVCTCAPGYEAAAKNTQCQACSRGTYKSKQGEGPCLPCPSNSRSSSSATTVCVCAAGFYRADGEAPDTACTSVPSAPRHVISNVNETSVVIEWGEPAVLGGREDISYNVICKKCLDRMCSRCDDNVVFWPRQLGVTQRLVSVSHLQAHTKYSFEIQAVNGVSNKSPQPPSYYTVNITTNQAAPSAVPIVQSHGSSGSSLTLSWAPPESPNGIILDYEIKYYAKGHSGAGNTVTSQRTSVRLDGLFPDTIYVVQVRARTVAGYGAYSEPGEFQTLAEDGDRSSLQEQVPMVVGSVIAGLIFIIAVVVIVIVCFRKHRNDPESEYTEKLQQYMVPGMKLYIDPFTYEDPNEAVRDFAKEIDISCVKIEEVIGAGEFGEVCRGRLKQAGRREQLVAIKTLKAGYTEQQRRDFLGEASIMGQFDHPNIIRLEGVVTRSRPVMILTEFMENGALDSFLRMNDGQFTVIQLVGILRGIASGMKYLSEMNYVHRDLAARNILVNSNLVCKVSDFGLSRFLENSRSDPTYTSSLGGKIPIRWTAPEAISYRKFTSASDVWSYGIVMWEVMSYGERPYWDMSNQDVINAVEQDYRLPPPMDCPTALHQLMLDCWLRDRNLRPKFSQIVSSLDKLIRNAASLKVTSTAQAGVSQQLLDRTVPDYTTFPTVGDWLEAIKMGQYQENFLRAGFTSFHLVAQMTAEDLLRIGVTLAGHQKKLLHSVQDMRLQMSQTLPVQV is encoded by the exons ACACTCTGCTGGACACTCGGTGGGCAACATCTGAGCTGGCGTGGGTTGTTCATCCAGATTCTGGA TGGGAAGAAGTCAGTGGATATGACGATGCATCAAACCCGATACGGACTTATCAGGTGTGTAACGTGCAGATGACAAATCAGAATAACTGGCTACGGACACAGTTTATCCCAAGGAAGGATGTACAGCGTGTCTATGTGGAGTTAAAGTTTACTGTACGAGACTGTAATAGTCTTCCAAACATTCCAGGATCCTGTAAAGagacttttaatttattttattatgaatctgATACTGATTCGGCGTCAGCAGACAGTCCGTTTTGGATGGAGAATCCATACATTAAAGTGGATACAATTGCTCCTGATGAGAGCTTCTCAAGCCGTGACTCAGCTCGTGTGAACACCAAAGTTCGAAGCTTTGGCCCTCTGTCCCGTGCTGGCTTTTATTTGGCATTTCAAGATCTTGGGGCTTGTGTTTCCCTGATCTCAGTAcgtgttttttataaaaagtgtcCACGCACAGTTGCTGGATTTGCAAGTTTTCCAGAGACCCTGACGGGTGCCGAGCCCACCTCACTGGTGATTGCCCCTGGAGCTTGTGTTCCTAATGCCTTGGAGGTTTCTGTCCCACTCAAGCTGTATTGCAATGGAGATGGGGAATGGATGGTTCCTGTTGGtgtctgcacatgtgcacctGGCTATGAGGCTGCTGCTAAGAACACACAGTGCCAAG cctgcAGCCGAGGTACATACAAATCAAAGCAAGGCGAGGGACCCTGTCTTCCTTGCCCCTCTAACAGCCGTTCCAGTTCTTCCGCAACAACTGTATGTGTCTGTGCTGCTGGATTCTATAGAGCTGATGGAGAGGCACCTGACACTGCATGCACAT CGGTTCCTTCAGCCCCACGACATGTGATTTCCAATGTGAATGAGACATCTGTTGTCATTGAATGGGGAGAACCTGCTGTTTTAGGTGGTCGGGAAGATATTTCCTATAATGTCATCTGTAAAAAGTGCTTGGATCGGATGTGCAGCCGTTGTGATGATAATGTGGTATTTTGGCCTCGTCAGCTTGGGGTCACCCAGAGACTTGTCTCTGTCAGCCATCTTCAAGCACATACCAAGTACAGCTTTGAAATCCAGGCAGTTAATGGGGTGTCCAACAAGAGTCCTCAGCCACCAAGTTACTATACTGTAAATATAACAACCAACCAGGCAG CCCCTTCAGCCGTTCCTATTGTGCAGTCTCATGGAAGTTCAGGGAGCTCTCTCACTTTGTCCTGGGCTCCACCCGAGAGCCCCAATGGCATCATTTTGgattatgaaataaaatattatgcaaaG GGCCACAGTGGAGCAGGAAATACAGTGACCAGCCAGCGCACCAGTGTTCGTTTGGATGGTTTGTTTCCAGACACCATATATGTGGTACAAGTTCGAGCTCGTACAGTGGCTGGTTATGGAGCATACAGTGAACCTGGGGAATTCCAGACTTTAGCAGAAGATG GGGATCGGAGCAGTCTTCAGGAACAGGTCCCGATGGTTGTTGGCTCTGTGATCGCTGGGCTGATTTTTATAATTGCAGTTGTCGTTATTGTAATTGTGTGTTTCAG aAAGCATAGGAATGACCCGGAATCTGAATATACAGAGAAACTGCAACAATACA tggttcctggcatgaagCTGTATATTGATCCATTCACATATGAGGATCCTAATGAAGCCGTGCGAGATTTTGCTAAAGAAATTGACATTTCGTGTGTGAAGATTGAAGAAGTGATTGGTGCAG GTGAGTTTGGGGAGGTTTGCCGAGGACGACTTAAACAGGCAGGACGCAGGGAGCAGCTGGTGGCAATCAAGACTCTAAAAGCAGGCTATACCGAACAGCAAAGACGTGACTTTCTGGGGGAAGCAAGCATTATGGGACAGTTCGATCATCCAAACATCATACGGCTAGAAGGAGTTGTGACCAGGAGTCGGCCTGTGATGATACTAACAGAGTTTATGGAGAACGGAGCTCTTGACTCCTTTTTAAGG ATGAACGACGGGCAGTTTACAGTTATCCAACTAGTGGGCATTCTGCGTGGCATTGCATCAGGAATGAAGTATCTATCAGAGATGAACTATGTTCACCGTGATCTTGCTGCCCGTAATATCTTGGTAAACAGCAATCTGGTCTGCAAAGTGTCAGATTTTGGTCTGTCTAGGTTCTTGGAGAACAGCCGATCTGACCCCACATATACTAGCTCTCTG ggGGGAAAGATTCCAATTCGCTGGACTGCTCCAGAAGCAATCTCATACAGAAAGTTCACATCTGCTAGTGATGTTTGGAGTTATGGCATTGTAATGTGGGAAGTTATGTCATATGGTGAAAGACCTTACTGGGACATGTCAAATCAAgat GTAATTAATGCAGTGGAACAGGACTACCGTTTGCCGCCTCCTATGGATTGTCCGACTGCCTTACACCAGCTCATGCTTGACTGCTGGCTCCGTGATCGCAACCTGAGGCCTAAATTCTCgcagattgttagctctttggaCAAGTTAATACGTAATGCTGCTAGTCTGAAAGTTACCAGTACAGCTCAGGCAGG TGTGTCCCAGCAGCTGTTAGATCGCACTGTTCCAGACTATACAACGTTTCCTACTGTGGGTGACTGGTTGGAGGCAATCAAAATGGGACAGTATCAAGAGAACTTTCTTAGGGCTGGATTCACCTCTTTTCACCTTGTGGCTCAAATGACAGCTGA GGACTTGCTTCGAATCGGGGTGACGCTTGCTGGGCATCAAAAGAAACTTCTCCATAGTGTCCAAGACATGAGGCTGCAAATGAGCCAAACTCTTCCAGTTCAGGTGTAA